A window of Psychroflexus sp. ALD_RP9 contains these coding sequences:
- a CDS encoding SDR family oxidoreductase: MNLTEFESLNNKKILVTGAAGFIGTNLCETLLKIGATVIGLDNFATGHQHNLKHLKEKENFSFIDGDIRHLDTCQTACKEVDFVLHQAALGSVPRSINDPITSNEVNINGFLNMLVAAKDQKVKRFVYAASSSTYGDSTKLPKVEHEIGKPLSPYAITKYVNELYADIFGKTYGLNCVGLRYFNVFGRRQDPNGAYAAVIPKFVMQFMKHQSPVINGDGTYSRDFTYIDNVIQMNLLAITTTNQAALNEVYNTAVGDRITIKAMAELLREELSHYDPKIAEVPIKHGPNRQGDVPHSLASIEKAQEKLNYKPTHEFKSGLKEAVDWYWKNL, from the coding sequence ATGAATTTAACAGAATTCGAAAGTTTAAATAACAAAAAAATCCTCGTTACAGGTGCAGCTGGATTCATTGGTACCAATCTTTGCGAAACTCTCTTAAAAATCGGTGCAACTGTAATAGGCTTAGATAACTTTGCAACAGGACATCAGCATAATCTAAAGCATTTAAAAGAGAAAGAAAACTTCAGTTTTATCGACGGAGACATTCGTCATTTAGACACTTGTCAAACCGCATGTAAAGAGGTAGATTTTGTTTTGCATCAAGCCGCTTTAGGATCCGTTCCAAGATCAATTAACGACCCAATTACTTCCAATGAAGTAAACATTAATGGGTTTTTAAATATGTTAGTGGCTGCAAAAGACCAAAAGGTTAAACGTTTTGTCTATGCGGCGAGTTCGTCAACTTATGGCGACTCAACCAAATTACCAAAAGTTGAGCATGAAATAGGCAAACCCTTATCACCCTATGCCATTACCAAATACGTCAACGAATTATATGCTGATATTTTCGGAAAAACTTACGGACTCAATTGTGTGGGCTTGCGTTATTTTAATGTCTTTGGTCGGCGTCAAGATCCAAATGGTGCTTATGCCGCTGTGATACCAAAGTTTGTCATGCAATTCATGAAACACCAGTCACCTGTAATTAATGGCGATGGCACTTATTCAAGAGATTTTACTTATATCGATAATGTCATTCAAATGAATTTATTAGCGATAACAACCACTAATCAAGCAGCTTTAAATGAAGTATATAATACCGCAGTTGGCGATCGTATTACCATTAAAGCTATGGCTGAATTATTAAGAGAGGAACTAAGTCATTACGATCCTAAAATAGCCGAAGTCCCTATAAAGCACGGTCCTAATCGTCAAGGTGATGTGCCACACTCCTTAGCGAGCATCGAAAAAGCACAAGAAAAACTCAATTATAAGCCTACCCACGAATTTAAAAGCGGACTTAAAGAAGCAGTCGATTGGTATTGGAAAAACCTATAG
- a CDS encoding asparagine synthase-related protein has product MCGIFAAIETQQSAQDLFEQFMKIKHRGPDATDFKEIKPQTYFGFHRLAINGLSPKAHQPMYKNGVYLVANAEIFNYQQLAKEHQFQLNTGSDCEVIIDLYQSIGIEATLNALDGEFAFVLYDETTDEFFAARDHLGVRGMYFGRYKSEVYIASESKALTFCEQLNQFPPAHYWSSKTDEFKSFFNHDYKTKETPVEVYTQTIKSLLTQAVEKRMMSERPVGCLLSGGLDSSLVAALLAKAYRAKGLQLQTFSIGLEGSPDLIAAEKVAQHIGSKHHSIVASEKEFLAALEDTVYLLGSYDVTTIRASVGHQLVAKYVAKNTDVKVLFSGETADEFGSYLYFQNAPSEAEFQSEAIRLLKDIHYFDMKRGDRCISNAGLEARVPFADKTFVQYYMSIPPKERQFNDAKIEKYLIRKAFAEDALLPDEVLWRRKNGFSDSVSAQSKSWSSIIQNHIDLIISDEAFEQQRHHFSPIPLTKEAFYYRRIFARDYAKHDQLTPYQWLPKWCGDVIDPSARVLEIYQAD; this is encoded by the coding sequence ATGTGTGGAATTTTTGCAGCTATAGAGACACAACAAAGTGCTCAAGACTTATTCGAGCAGTTCATGAAAATTAAACATCGCGGTCCCGATGCAACCGATTTTAAAGAAATTAAACCACAAACTTACTTTGGTTTTCATCGTTTAGCGATTAATGGTTTAAGCCCTAAAGCCCATCAACCTATGTATAAAAACGGTGTTTATTTGGTGGCAAATGCAGAAATTTTTAACTATCAACAACTCGCTAAAGAGCATCAATTTCAACTAAACACAGGGTCAGACTGCGAGGTAATTATTGATCTTTACCAGTCTATAGGAATCGAAGCTACACTAAACGCCTTAGATGGTGAATTCGCCTTTGTGTTGTATGATGAAACCACCGATGAATTTTTTGCCGCAAGAGATCATTTAGGAGTGCGTGGTATGTATTTTGGTCGCTATAAATCTGAAGTTTACATAGCTTCAGAAAGTAAAGCGCTGACTTTTTGTGAACAATTGAATCAATTTCCACCAGCACATTATTGGTCGTCTAAAACCGATGAGTTTAAATCTTTTTTTAACCATGATTATAAGACTAAAGAAACGCCAGTTGAAGTTTATACTCAAACCATAAAATCCTTATTAACACAAGCAGTAGAAAAGCGCATGATGAGTGAGCGCCCTGTGGGCTGTTTATTAAGTGGTGGCCTAGATAGTAGCTTAGTAGCAGCATTACTAGCTAAAGCTTATCGCGCTAAAGGTCTACAATTGCAAACTTTCTCCATCGGTTTAGAAGGTAGTCCCGATTTAATAGCCGCTGAAAAAGTGGCGCAACACATCGGTAGCAAGCACCACAGCATTGTGGCTTCTGAAAAAGAATTTCTCGCCGCATTAGAAGACACAGTTTATTTATTAGGAAGCTATGATGTAACCACCATACGCGCTTCAGTAGGGCATCAATTAGTGGCCAAATATGTGGCTAAAAACACCGATGTTAAAGTCCTTTTTTCAGGAGAAACAGCCGATGAATTCGGGTCTTATTTGTATTTTCAAAATGCACCATCAGAAGCAGAATTTCAATCAGAAGCTATTCGTTTATTAAAAGATATTCATTATTTTGATATGAAACGAGGCGACCGATGTATTTCAAATGCAGGACTCGAAGCGCGTGTGCCTTTTGCAGATAAAACTTTTGTGCAATATTATATGAGTATACCACCAAAAGAACGTCAGTTTAATGACGCTAAAATTGAAAAGTATTTGATAAGGAAGGCTTTTGCTGAAGATGCATTATTGCCAGATGAGGTACTTTGGCGACGTAAAAATGGGTTTTCAGATAGTGTGAGCGCGCAATCAAAATCTTGGAGTAGCATTATACAAAACCATATCGATTTAATCATCTCAGATGAAGCCTTTGAGCAACAGCGACATCATTTTTCTCCTATTCCGCTCACCAAAGAAGCCTTTTATTACCGCCGAATATTTGCTAGGGATTACGCAAAACACGATCAATTAACGCCATACCAATGGTTACCAAAATGGTGTGGTGATGTAATTGATCCATCAGCCCGTGTTTTAGAAATCTACCAAGCAGATTAA
- a CDS encoding Lrp/AsnC family transcriptional regulator yields the protein MDATDQIILNILSTNAKASLKTLADACHLSTAAVHLRLKKLEDQGVLTGSRSEINLHQLGYQTQSFIGIYFDRANMYQPVKKALLAIDEVVECYYTTGNFSLLVKVICRDNQHLTEVLSGKLQRIDGVARTETFICLEQSFSRAVKF from the coding sequence ATGGATGCTACAGACCAAATTATCTTAAATATTTTAAGTACCAATGCTAAAGCCTCGCTTAAAACCTTGGCCGATGCTTGCCACCTAAGTACCGCTGCCGTTCATTTGCGACTAAAAAAACTCGAAGACCAAGGTGTGTTAACGGGTTCACGCTCAGAAATTAACTTACATCAACTGGGTTATCAAACCCAAAGTTTTATTGGCATTTACTTCGATCGGGCTAATATGTATCAACCTGTAAAAAAAGCCTTATTAGCGATTGATGAAGTGGTGGAATGTTATTATACGACAGGTAATTTTTCGTTGTTAGTTAAAGTGATTTGTCGTGATAACCAGCATTTAACCGAAGTTTTAAGTGGAAAATTGCAGCGAATTGATGGCGTGGCACGAACCGAAACTTTTATTTGCCTTGAACAAAGTTTCAGCCGAGCTGTTAAGTTTTAA
- a CDS encoding ABC transporter ATP-binding protein, which yields MLELQQLSIAFQSNTVVKSVDLSLQSNEILGLVGESGSGKSITAKAIMRLLGKKAQITGHLIFEGEDLNQYSEADFQQLRGREISMIFQEPMSSLNPSMRCGPQVAEVLKQHTKGSNKTIKAEVIRLFKKVKLPRAEQLYKAYPHEISGGQKQRVMIAMAIACQPKILIADEPTTALDVTVQKTILELLKSIQAETGMSIIFISHDLALVSELADRVAVMYQGQLVEVNETTTLFKQPKHPYTKALLATKPPLGYRLKRLPTVADVMQNKLNLDQESKAEREKRHENIYGHPPLLVVKDLYKTYHKPGRWLSASTEVKAVNGVNFELYEGENMGLVGESGCGKSTLSKVLLGLEPATKGEVWYKGQDITQLSSKQFKSLRSDIQLIFQDPFSSLNPRLSIGDAIVEPMLVHGIATSNKQAQQIACELLERVGLSKSHFHRYPHEFSGGQRQRIGIARTIALKPKIVICDESVSALDVSVQAQVLNLLNDLKADFNFTYLFISHDLAVVKYMADQLLVMRDGEIVEHGNADVVYAEPQQNYTKELIAAIPKGIE from the coding sequence ATGCTAGAACTTCAGCAATTATCTATCGCTTTTCAGTCGAACACCGTTGTGAAATCAGTCGATTTAAGTCTTCAGTCTAATGAAATTTTAGGCTTAGTTGGCGAATCAGGCTCAGGTAAATCGATTACTGCAAAAGCCATTATGCGGCTGCTCGGAAAAAAAGCCCAAATTACAGGCCATTTAATATTCGAAGGTGAGGATTTAAATCAATATTCTGAAGCTGATTTTCAGCAATTAAGAGGTCGTGAAATTTCGATGATTTTTCAAGAGCCTATGAGTTCTTTAAATCCGTCGATGCGCTGTGGACCACAAGTAGCTGAAGTTTTAAAACAACACACCAAAGGCTCTAACAAAACGATTAAAGCTGAGGTAATTCGTTTGTTTAAAAAAGTTAAACTTCCGCGCGCTGAACAACTGTATAAAGCCTATCCTCACGAAATTAGTGGTGGTCAGAAACAGCGTGTCATGATTGCCATGGCTATTGCTTGCCAACCGAAAATTTTAATTGCAGATGAACCTACAACAGCCCTTGATGTTACCGTTCAAAAAACCATTTTAGAACTGCTGAAATCGATACAAGCAGAAACAGGAATGAGCATCATATTTATTTCTCACGACTTAGCTTTAGTTTCAGAACTCGCGGATCGCGTGGCGGTGATGTACCAAGGTCAATTGGTTGAAGTTAATGAGACTACCACATTATTTAAACAACCTAAACATCCTTACACCAAAGCTTTACTAGCAACTAAACCACCTTTAGGTTATCGCTTAAAACGCTTGCCTACAGTAGCTGATGTGATGCAAAACAAGCTTAACTTAGACCAAGAAAGTAAAGCCGAACGCGAAAAAAGACATGAAAATATTTATGGGCATCCGCCGCTGTTAGTCGTTAAAGATTTATACAAAACTTACCATAAACCTGGTCGCTGGTTATCAGCTTCGACTGAAGTTAAAGCTGTTAACGGCGTAAATTTTGAACTTTATGAAGGAGAAAATATGGGTTTGGTTGGTGAATCCGGTTGCGGTAAATCAACTTTAAGTAAAGTCCTGTTAGGACTTGAGCCAGCTACAAAAGGTGAAGTTTGGTATAAAGGCCAAGACATTACTCAACTTTCATCAAAACAATTTAAAAGCTTACGAAGCGATATTCAATTGATATTTCAAGACCCTTTTTCAAGTTTAAATCCGCGGCTTAGCATTGGTGATGCTATTGTAGAACCTATGTTAGTACATGGTATTGCAACCTCAAACAAGCAAGCCCAACAAATCGCTTGTGAACTTTTAGAACGTGTTGGATTAAGCAAAAGTCATTTTCATCGCTACCCACATGAATTTAGCGGTGGGCAACGCCAACGTATTGGTATTGCAAGAACAATTGCTTTAAAACCAAAAATCGTGATTTGCGATGAGTCCGTATCGGCTTTAGATGTCTCAGTTCAGGCTCAAGTGCTCAATTTACTTAACGATTTAAAAGCTGATTTTAATTTTACATATTTATTCATCTCACACGACTTAGCCGTGGTTAAATATATGGCCGACCAATTACTGGTTATGCGTGATGGTGAAATTGTTGAACACGGAAATGCAGACGTTGTTTATGCTGAACCTCAACAAAACTACACGAAAGAATTGATTGCTGCTATCCCGAAAGGAATTGAATAG
- a CDS encoding type 1 glutamine amidotransferase domain-containing protein, with protein MKKILFVITSNDQLGSTGQKTGFWIEEFAAPYYKLKDAGFDLTLASPKGGQPPIDPNSETEDAQTEATQRFDKDQEAKKLLSQTHQLNQINPNDFDAVFYPGGHGVLWDLVEDKDSIKLIEAFNAHNKPIAFVCHAPAVLKHPKTSDGKALVEGKKVTGFTNQEEAAVQLTEVVPFLLENMLVENGGIYTKIKDWQPFAVEDGNLITGQNPASSEKVADLLAQQLKA; from the coding sequence ATGAAAAAAATACTCTTTGTTATTACAAGTAACGACCAACTTGGCTCAACAGGCCAAAAAACAGGTTTTTGGATTGAAGAATTTGCAGCACCTTATTATAAGTTAAAAGATGCAGGCTTCGACCTTACGTTAGCCTCGCCAAAAGGCGGCCAACCACCTATCGATCCTAATTCAGAAACTGAAGATGCCCAAACCGAAGCCACACAGCGATTTGATAAAGATCAAGAGGCAAAGAAACTTTTATCTCAAACCCATCAATTAAATCAAATCAATCCAAATGATTTTGATGCTGTATTTTATCCAGGCGGCCATGGTGTACTTTGGGATCTTGTAGAAGATAAAGACTCTATTAAGCTCATTGAAGCATTTAATGCGCATAATAAACCAATAGCTTTTGTTTGTCATGCTCCAGCAGTTTTAAAGCACCCAAAAACATCTGATGGTAAAGCTTTAGTTGAAGGAAAAAAAGTAACAGGTTTTACCAACCAAGAAGAAGCAGCGGTACAGCTAACCGAAGTGGTGCCGTTTTTATTAGAAAATATGCTTGTTGAAAATGGCGGTATTTACACAAAAATAAAAGATTGGCAACCATTTGCCGTAGAAGATGGTAATTTAATTACTGGTCAAAATCCAGCTTCATCTGAAAAAGTAGCTGATTTGTTAGCGCAACAGTTGAAGGCATAA
- a CDS encoding Crp/Fnr family transcriptional regulator, with amino-acid sequence MYAQLKRHLLKDVDFNHDEIQAFTNLLSHLKLNKKAVLIQPGNTVTKEYYVLKGCLKAYYIDEAGQDHIIQFAIEDWWISDFEAFFNAKPAQLYVECLEETELLGLNKLDLEQLYQTIPKFERFFRLKVTKAFVALRNRVLSGLQNNSKARYKEFCEQYPHLEKRIPNYNIANYLGMSPESLSRIRNSI; translated from the coding sequence ATGTATGCGCAACTAAAAAGACACCTTCTAAAAGATGTAGACTTCAATCATGACGAAATTCAGGCTTTTACCAATTTGTTAAGTCATTTAAAACTGAATAAAAAAGCAGTATTAATTCAGCCTGGTAACACAGTAACTAAGGAGTATTATGTGTTAAAAGGTTGCTTAAAAGCCTATTATATAGATGAAGCTGGCCAAGATCACATTATCCAGTTCGCCATTGAAGATTGGTGGATAAGCGATTTTGAAGCCTTTTTTAATGCCAAGCCTGCTCAATTGTATGTTGAGTGTTTAGAAGAGACAGAGTTGTTAGGTCTTAACAAATTAGACTTAGAACAACTCTACCAAACCATACCAAAATTCGAACGATTTTTCAGATTAAAAGTTACCAAAGCCTTTGTAGCACTAAGAAATAGAGTGCTATCTGGACTACAAAACAATAGCAAAGCGCGTTATAAAGAGTTTTGTGAGCAATATCCTCACCTTGAAAAACGAATTCCTAATTACAATATAGCCAATTACCTAGGCATGTCGCCAGAAAGTTTAAGTCGTATTAGAAATAGCATTTAA
- a CDS encoding putative monovalent cation/H+ antiporter subunit A, protein MLEAVLVGFIFAILLVFVGRWFRGPIAVVAALIPIGLFIYFLLNINIISGGDVVYESYRWIPNFGVNLSFKLDGLSLLFSLMITGVGSLVFLYTAAYLKGHKYLDRFYGYLSLFMAAMLGLVLSDNLISMFVFWELTSISSFFLIGFNNDSKASRQSALVALGITGFGGLLLLGGALLLGFISGTYEISEMLSQSDIITQHPYYALAAILIFGAAFTKSAQFPFHFWLPGAMKAPTPVSTYLHSATMVKAGVYLLFRFSPVLGQTELWHTTLISIGAITMLYSAIHIIFRTDLKGILAYSTISALGILVFLIGIGTEAALIAASVFIVVHALYKASLFLIIGIIDHETGTRDITKLTGLRKVLLPVAIAGFIAALISGGVPPSIGFVGKDLIYEATLHSNNAVLLTALAIATNALLFYGGFVAGVKPFMGQLPQKFEKIHLPSPLMWLPPLIMVIAGIIFGIAPGLIETTFAQPIVNVMFTSAEDVHLKLWHGFNLVLGLSALTLAVGTVLYFLLKPTHQKETFISRFNFIAPKDLTLKLSEGFEWFGHIWTGYFQNGYLRHYLSIVVGFIILLLGYLLLFDFNLNIDYSSLARITVYEIAIVIMMVIAIVFTVFTKSRLAAVAAMGVVGFAFSIFFLFYSAPDLAMTQFSVDTLTVILFVLVLYKLPTYLKLTNDKIRIKHGILSVSLGGLITILILKVLNEPKNTEITDFYAENAYKLAHGKNIVNVILVDFRGIDTMIEISVLVVAALGVFGLLKLRLKTKDKK, encoded by the coding sequence ATGTTAGAAGCAGTTTTAGTCGGATTTATATTTGCAATTCTCTTGGTTTTTGTTGGCCGTTGGTTTCGTGGGCCTATTGCTGTGGTTGCTGCATTAATTCCGATTGGACTGTTTATTTACTTTTTACTAAACATTAATATCATTTCAGGTGGTGATGTTGTTTATGAAAGCTACCGATGGATACCGAATTTTGGGGTAAATCTTAGCTTTAAACTCGATGGTTTGTCGCTGCTTTTCAGCTTAATGATTACTGGCGTTGGTAGTTTGGTGTTTCTGTACACAGCAGCTTATTTAAAGGGTCATAAATATCTAGACCGGTTTTATGGTTATTTAAGTTTGTTTATGGCGGCTATGCTCGGCTTGGTCTTGTCTGACAATTTAATTTCGATGTTTGTGTTTTGGGAGCTGACTAGTATTTCATCATTCTTTTTAATTGGTTTCAACAACGATTCTAAAGCCTCTAGACAGTCGGCCTTAGTTGCCTTAGGAATTACAGGCTTCGGCGGTTTATTACTTCTTGGTGGTGCGTTATTGTTAGGCTTTATTTCAGGCACCTATGAAATTTCTGAAATGCTATCTCAAAGTGATATAATTACTCAACATCCTTATTATGCTTTGGCAGCGATTTTAATATTTGGTGCTGCTTTTACAAAATCGGCTCAATTTCCATTTCATTTTTGGTTGCCTGGTGCGATGAAAGCACCAACGCCTGTATCAACTTACTTACATTCAGCCACAATGGTTAAAGCAGGCGTCTATTTATTATTTCGATTTTCACCTGTTTTAGGTCAAACTGAATTATGGCATACCACACTCATTAGTATTGGTGCTATCACTATGCTATATTCTGCCATACATATTATTTTTAGAACCGACTTAAAAGGTATTTTAGCATATTCGACCATTTCGGCCTTAGGAATTTTGGTGTTTTTAATTGGCATTGGTACCGAAGCCGCGTTGATTGCCGCATCTGTTTTTATTGTTGTACACGCTTTATATAAAGCCTCATTATTTTTAATTATCGGAATCATAGACCATGAAACGGGAACAAGAGACATCACAAAACTTACGGGTTTACGCAAAGTTCTTTTGCCCGTGGCTATTGCAGGATTTATTGCGGCATTAATCAGTGGTGGCGTGCCACCAAGTATTGGTTTTGTGGGTAAAGATTTAATTTACGAAGCAACTTTACACTCGAATAATGCAGTTTTACTTACCGCTTTAGCCATTGCCACAAACGCTTTATTATTTTACGGTGGCTTTGTTGCTGGTGTTAAACCATTTATGGGCCAACTCCCACAAAAGTTTGAAAAAATTCATTTACCAAGTCCGTTAATGTGGCTTCCACCATTAATTATGGTTATAGCCGGAATAATTTTCGGAATTGCGCCTGGTTTAATTGAAACCACTTTTGCCCAACCTATCGTAAATGTCATGTTTACTTCAGCTGAAGATGTTCATTTAAAATTGTGGCATGGCTTTAACCTAGTGCTCGGTCTAAGTGCCTTAACATTAGCCGTTGGAACGGTATTGTATTTCCTATTGAAGCCTACGCATCAAAAAGAAACATTCATCAGTCGGTTTAATTTTATAGCTCCAAAAGATTTAACATTGAAACTTTCAGAGGGTTTTGAGTGGTTCGGACATATTTGGACAGGCTATTTTCAAAATGGCTATTTAAGACATTATTTATCGATTGTTGTTGGCTTTATTATTTTGTTATTAGGCTATTTATTGCTTTTCGATTTTAACTTGAATATTGATTATTCTAGTTTAGCCCGAATTACCGTGTATGAAATTGCTATTGTGATTATGATGGTTATTGCAATTGTTTTTACTGTTTTTACTAAATCACGTTTAGCTGCAGTTGCTGCTATGGGTGTTGTTGGCTTTGCGTTTAGTATATTCTTTTTATTTTACAGTGCACCCGATTTAGCAATGACGCAATTTTCGGTTGATACCTTAACAGTTATTTTATTTGTGTTGGTATTGTACAAACTCCCAACCTATTTAAAATTAACCAATGATAAAATTAGGATAAAACACGGTATTTTATCGGTAAGCTTAGGTGGCCTTATTACCATATTAATTCTTAAGGTACTCAACGAACCCAAAAACACAGAAATTACTGATTTTTATGCAGAAAACGCCTATAAATTGGCTCATGGAAAAAACATTGTGAATGTTATATTAGTCGATTTTAGAGGCATTGATACTATGATTGAAATTTCTGTCTTAGTTGTTGCAGCATTAGGTGTTTTTGGTTTATTAAAGTTAAGATTAAAAACAAAGGATAAAAAATAA
- a CDS encoding Na+/H+ antiporter subunit B: MKTIILKTASNYLLPVLLLFSVFILLRGHYLPGGGFVGGLVAAIAFVLDAFANGLQNTKQVLKIHPGFFMPVGLAIAFLSAISPMLFADLPLMTGLWAHEAVPVLGKIGSALFFDTGVYLVVIGAALTIIFTISESA; encoded by the coding sequence GTGAAAACCATAATTTTAAAAACAGCCTCGAACTATTTACTACCAGTATTGCTGCTGTTCTCGGTATTTATTCTACTGCGAGGGCATTATTTACCTGGTGGTGGTTTTGTCGGTGGTTTAGTGGCTGCAATTGCTTTTGTACTTGATGCTTTTGCAAACGGCCTACAAAACACGAAACAAGTGCTTAAAATTCACCCTGGTTTTTTTATGCCTGTGGGTTTGGCTATTGCCTTTTTAAGTGCAATATCGCCTATGTTATTTGCAGACCTACCGCTTATGACGGGCTTGTGGGCGCATGAAGCCGTGCCTGTTTTAGGTAAAATTGGCTCGGCATTATTTTTTGACACTGGCGTTTATTTGGTGGTAATTGGTGCCGCTTTAACTATTATTTTCACCATATCAGAATCAGCTTAA
- a CDS encoding Na+/H+ antiporter subunit C, with the protein MELLLAIITGLLYAAGIYMIMRRSIVKLILGIVLLGNGVNLLIFLLGRITKGEPPIISDSDKILEGIFADPIPQALILTAIVISFGLQSFAIILVKRAYKVLKTDDLDQLNTTDEDS; encoded by the coding sequence ATGGAATTATTGTTAGCTATTATTACCGGTTTACTTTATGCAGCAGGCATTTATATGATTATGCGCCGCAGCATTGTAAAGCTAATTTTAGGTATCGTATTATTGGGTAATGGTGTTAACCTACTTATCTTTTTATTAGGACGGATTACAAAAGGTGAACCACCTATTATTTCAGATAGCGATAAAATTTTAGAAGGTATTTTTGCCGATCCTATTCCACAAGCGCTTATTTTAACCGCAATTGTTATCAGTTTTGGTTTACAATCGTTTGCCATTATATTGGTTAAACGTGCTTATAAAGTTTTAAAAACAGACGATCTCGATCAACTAAACACCACAGACGAAGATTCATGA
- a CDS encoding proton-conducting transporter membrane subunit — protein MTNHVIILPLIVNLLFSIILMFFWRNINFQKLFSVIGNAIGLGVAIYVFIHVYQNGTQVVEAGNWEAPFGIVFVGDMLAATLVLLTAISGLAVSIFSSISVINARLRFGYFSVFQFLLLGLNGAFLTGDIFNLYVWFEIIIISSFVLISIGGEKNQLEGAVKYFALNFFASMIFLTALGVLYGLAGTLNMADLAGKVQSIENRTLVDVCAVLFLVGFGIKSAIFPLYFWLPASYHTPPSAVSAIFAGLLTKVGVYALIRVFSMIFEIDVFLQNLLIGLGILTIFSGGIGALTHTNIRKVFSYLIICHIGFMIGGLGMFTKVALTGVVFYLIHDIVVKTNLFLIAGVIYRIKASTSMNNIGGLYANYPKLSLLMAIPLFSLVGVPPLSGFWPKLSLILASFSEAQYWYFGALIFGSFITLFIIARLWSKAFWKDQPEFKRERKFIYFYELRPFQKLQFIMPIMLLTFVSLYIGFGANHIQELSVRIAEEITNKDLYIKAVLNP, from the coding sequence ATGACAAACCACGTGATCATATTACCATTAATTGTTAATTTGCTATTTAGCATCATATTGATGTTTTTCTGGCGTAACATTAACTTTCAGAAACTCTTTAGCGTTATTGGTAATGCCATTGGTTTGGGTGTTGCGATTTACGTATTTATACATGTATATCAAAACGGCACACAAGTGGTTGAAGCTGGTAATTGGGAAGCCCCTTTTGGAATTGTATTTGTAGGTGACATGTTAGCTGCGACTTTGGTTCTATTAACAGCAATCAGTGGTTTAGCAGTTTCTATTTTCTCTAGCATTTCAGTGATTAATGCGCGATTACGTTTTGGTTACTTTAGTGTATTTCAGTTTTTATTATTAGGGCTTAATGGTGCATTTTTAACTGGTGATATTTTTAACCTATATGTTTGGTTCGAAATTATTATTATTAGTTCGTTTGTGCTTATCAGTATTGGAGGTGAGAAAAATCAGCTTGAAGGTGCTGTAAAATATTTTGCACTTAACTTCTTTGCTTCTATGATATTTTTGACCGCTTTAGGCGTTTTATATGGTTTAGCAGGAACCCTAAATATGGCTGATTTAGCAGGCAAAGTTCAAAGTATTGAAAATCGTACTTTAGTAGATGTTTGTGCGGTATTATTTTTAGTTGGTTTTGGTATAAAATCGGCTATTTTTCCGCTATACTTCTGGCTTCCCGCATCATATCATACACCACCATCAGCTGTTTCAGCCATTTTTGCTGGTTTATTAACTAAGGTTGGCGTTTATGCCTTAATTCGTGTGTTTTCAATGATTTTTGAGATAGACGTTTTCCTTCAAAACTTACTCATCGGACTTGGGATTTTAACCATTTTTTCTGGCGGTATTGGTGCTTTAACCCACACAAATATTCGTAAAGTTTTTTCGTATTTAATTATTTGCCACATTGGTTTTATGATTGGCGGACTTGGTATGTTTACAAAAGTTGCCTTAACTGGTGTTGTGTTTTACCTCATTCACGATATAGTAGTTAAAACCAACTTGTTTTTAATTGCTGGTGTAATTTACCGGATAAAAGCCAGCACAAGTATGAACAATATAGGTGGTCTTTATGCCAATTATCCAAAATTGAGTTTACTCATGGCCATCCCATTATTTTCTTTAGTTGGTGTGCCTCCATTGTCAGGCTTTTGGCCTAAATTATCACTTATTTTAGCAAGTTTTAGTGAAGCGCAATATTGGTATTTTGGCGCCTTAATTTTCGGAAGTTTTATTACATTATTTATCATAGCGCGATTATGGTCTAAGGCTTTTTGGAAAGACCAACCTGAATTTAAACGCGAACGCAAGTTTATATACTTTTATGAACTTCGACCATTTCAAAAATTACAGTTTATCATGCCTATTATGCTGTTAACTTTTGTAAGTTTATATATTGGATTTGGCGCTAACCACATTCAGGAACTCTCGGTTAGAATTGCTGAAGAAATCACCAATAAAGATTTATACATTAAAGCCGTGTTAAACCCATAA